The following proteins are co-located in the Terriglobia bacterium genome:
- a CDS encoding NAD(+)/NADH kinase produces MNSPVRKIGLVLKRHDPRVRDVVTEIIPWLQARGVEVFLDQETASQYPLSSSVRAADELASNVDVVAVFGGDGTFLYAARLAGRSGVPLLGINLGSLGFLAEVKLEDMHPAFERLLAGQYQLEERVLVDVSILRQENQLAHYLALNDAVINKGALARMIELEVWVNSELVTITRADGLIISTPTGSTAYSMSAGGPIVYPTLGAFIITPICPHTLSNRPVVVPDGVAVGVCLRHGGDVMLTVDGQVGMPLTQGDCIRFQKARSTIRLIQATNSTFFMLLREKLKWN; encoded by the coding sequence ATGAATTCCCCCGTGCGCAAGATCGGTCTGGTGCTGAAACGCCACGATCCTCGCGTTCGCGACGTGGTCACCGAGATTATTCCCTGGCTGCAGGCGCGCGGTGTCGAAGTGTTCCTCGATCAGGAAACCGCAAGCCAATATCCCCTCTCCAGCAGCGTGAGGGCGGCCGATGAACTCGCATCAAACGTGGATGTGGTGGCGGTCTTCGGCGGTGACGGAACCTTCCTCTATGCAGCCAGGCTTGCCGGCCGCAGCGGGGTTCCTTTGTTGGGAATCAACCTCGGCTCCCTCGGCTTCCTGGCGGAAGTGAAGCTCGAAGACATGCACCCGGCGTTCGAGCGTCTGCTCGCCGGGCAATACCAGCTGGAGGAGCGCGTGCTCGTCGATGTGAGCATCCTCAGGCAGGAGAATCAGCTGGCACACTACCTGGCCCTGAATGATGCTGTCATCAACAAGGGAGCTCTCGCTCGTATGATCGAGCTGGAAGTCTGGGTAAATTCCGAACTGGTCACCATCACCCGCGCCGACGGCCTGATCATCTCCACCCCTACGGGATCCACGGCCTATTCCATGTCGGCCGGCGGGCCGATCGTATACCCGACTCTCGGAGCCTTCATCATCACCCCCATTTGCCCTCATACTCTCTCCAACCGCCCGGTGGTTGTGCCGGATGGTGTAGCAGTAGGAGTCTGCCTGCGCCATGGGGGTGACGTGATGCTGACGGTAGACGGTCAGGTCGGGATGCCTCTGACACAAGGTGATTGCATCCGATTCCAAAAAGCCCGCTCCACGATCCGCTTGATCCAGGCTACCAACAGCACCTTCTTCATGCTGTTGCGGGAAAAACTCAAGTGGAACTGA
- a CDS encoding DUF721 domain-containing protein encodes MESISTTLFSLYRGTPFQDEWLVACLDGAWRGLLGEGVANFCRPLAVRGEELVVEVLDAAWLPTLAGMKQELLQRIRAATGSTVQRLSFVVKEAC; translated from the coding sequence ATGGAATCAATCTCGACAACTCTGTTTTCTCTATATCGGGGCACGCCGTTTCAGGACGAGTGGCTGGTTGCCTGCCTGGACGGTGCCTGGCGGGGATTGCTGGGTGAGGGGGTCGCAAATTTCTGCCGGCCGCTGGCGGTGCGGGGTGAGGAGCTTGTGGTCGAAGTTCTCGACGCAGCCTGGCTGCCGACACTGGCAGGCATGAAGCAGGAACTGCTGCAGCGGATACGTGCCGCTACCGGCAGCACGGTACAGCGGCTGTCATTCGTCGTGAAGGAAGCCTGTTAG
- a CDS encoding Maf family protein, translating to MTTLTPTASRLVLASASPRRRELLAALGFRLLIDPSTGPEPERRRGESAASYVVRAARLKACEVAPRHRSDLIIGADTIVLLRDHILGKPSSAAEAGDMLRSLGGRWHEVFTGICLIDNALGRSGSASSRSRVHMRPLTRSDIDWYLATGEYRDKAGAYAIQGYASLFIDRIEGCYFNIVGFPIFTFARLCRRLDLRLHEIR from the coding sequence ATGACAACACTGACACCAACGGCCTCTCGCCTGGTACTGGCATCCGCATCGCCGCGACGGCGGGAACTTCTGGCCGCACTCGGATTCAGGCTCCTCATCGATCCCAGTACCGGCCCTGAGCCGGAACGAAGACGCGGAGAGTCGGCCGCATCCTATGTCGTGCGCGCTGCCCGTCTAAAGGCGTGCGAAGTTGCCCCCAGGCACCGCAGTGACCTGATCATCGGAGCAGACACGATCGTCCTCCTGAGGGATCACATCCTGGGCAAGCCGTCTTCGGCGGCGGAGGCCGGGGACATGCTGCGAAGTCTCGGCGGCCGCTGGCACGAGGTGTTCACGGGGATCTGCCTCATTGACAACGCCTTAGGGCGCTCCGGTTCAGCCTCCAGCCGCTCTCGCGTCCATATGCGTCCCCTGACACGATCGGACATCGATTGGTACCTGGCTACAGGAGAGTATCGGGATAAGGCGGGGGCCTATGCCATTCAGGGGTACGCTTCGCTCTTCATCGATCGGATCGAGGGCTGTTACTTCAATATCGTTGGATTCCCCATCTTCACGTTCGCCCGACTCTGCCGCCGCCTCGACCTGCGGCTCCATGAGATCCGGTGA
- the queF gene encoding preQ(1) synthase, producing the protein MRRYTEKHAKAGIDAVLPAVECWENQYPRYEIRISIPEYTSMCPKTGLPDFGTIEIVYVPARWCLELKSLKEYVTAYRNVGIFYENAVNRILRDLVSACRPVRMIVRGQFTPRGGIQSTVEARYERPSKKKH; encoded by the coding sequence ATGAGACGATACACCGAGAAGCATGCGAAAGCGGGAATCGATGCGGTTCTGCCCGCAGTCGAATGTTGGGAGAACCAGTATCCCAGATACGAGATCCGGATCAGCATCCCCGAATATACCTCAATGTGCCCCAAGACCGGGCTGCCCGACTTCGGCACCATTGAGATCGTTTACGTTCCGGCACGGTGGTGCCTGGAATTGAAATCGCTCAAAGAGTATGTGACCGCCTACCGGAATGTGGGGATCTTTTACGAAAATGCGGTCAATCGCATTCTGCGCGACCTGGTATCGGCATGCCGGCCGGTCCGAATGATCGTGCGCGGCCAATTCACACCGCGCGGCGGCATCCAGAGTACCGTCGAAGCAAGATATGAACGCCCCTCCAAAAAAAAGCACTGA
- the xseB gene encoding exodeoxyribonuclease VII small subunit: MKMKDFESNLKLLEEIVGKLEGGDLTLDHALELFEEGVKISRFCNAKLEEAERKVETLIKSADGSMVEAPFTTEGDDAAK; this comes from the coding sequence ATGAAAATGAAGGATTTTGAGAGCAACCTGAAGCTGCTCGAAGAAATCGTGGGGAAGCTGGAGGGGGGCGATCTCACGCTCGATCATGCTCTGGAACTCTTTGAGGAGGGCGTAAAGATCAGCCGATTCTGCAACGCGAAGCTCGAGGAAGCAGAACGCAAAGTGGAAACTCTGATCAAGAGCGCCGACGGCAGCATGGTGGAAGCGCCGTTCACCACGGAAGGCGACGATGCCGCCAAATGA
- the xseA gene encoding exodeoxyribonuclease VII large subunit, which translates to MDQLAERKIHTVYEITAEIKQTLEKFGVLWVKGEISNFKHHSSGHMYFSLKDDRAQLKAAFFRNNNYYLKFRPEDGLEVLVRGRISVYEPRGDYQILVEYMEPVGVGSLQLAFEQLKQKLRNEGLFDEAHKVRLPLLPRKIGIVTSPTGAAIRDMLRILNRRNASLDILIFPARVQGTGAAEEIAAGVRYFNARDDIDVIIVARGGGSMEDLWAFNEEIVARAIYASQIPVISAVGHEVDFTIADFVADLRAPTPSAAAEMVSGAREDLLATVRSLSLRALQAVRLLMERRRSALERLARNRAFNVAPNKVRELQQRFDESTLKMTQTMARHLTALRHRERVLQMRLIKVDLRQTIARNAEILAGKRNRLQSAARTWLQSRRSKLELEAGRMNALSPLAILQRGYAICRSQRGVILRDVAGIVRGERVEVKLARGELGCRVEETKS; encoded by the coding sequence GTGGATCAACTCGCGGAACGAAAAATCCATACCGTCTACGAGATCACCGCAGAGATCAAACAGACCCTGGAGAAATTCGGCGTACTGTGGGTCAAAGGCGAGATATCGAATTTCAAGCACCACTCGTCCGGCCACATGTACTTCAGCCTCAAGGATGACCGGGCCCAGCTGAAGGCGGCGTTTTTCAGAAACAACAACTATTACTTGAAATTCCGTCCGGAGGACGGTCTGGAAGTGCTCGTCCGTGGAAGGATCAGCGTTTATGAGCCGCGCGGCGACTATCAGATTCTGGTCGAGTACATGGAGCCCGTGGGAGTGGGCTCTCTTCAGTTGGCCTTCGAGCAGCTCAAGCAGAAGCTGCGCAACGAGGGGCTGTTCGATGAGGCGCACAAGGTCCGGCTTCCACTTTTGCCCAGGAAGATCGGTATCGTGACCTCTCCGACCGGCGCGGCGATAAGGGACATGCTGCGCATCCTCAACCGCCGCAATGCCTCGCTCGACATTCTCATCTTTCCTGCCCGGGTTCAGGGCACGGGGGCGGCGGAAGAAATCGCGGCCGGCGTAAGATACTTCAATGCCCGGGACGATATCGACGTGATCATCGTCGCTCGCGGCGGCGGATCGATGGAAGATCTGTGGGCGTTCAACGAGGAGATTGTCGCCCGCGCCATTTATGCCTCGCAGATACCGGTGATTTCCGCCGTGGGACACGAGGTGGACTTCACCATCGCGGACTTTGTGGCTGACCTGCGCGCGCCCACGCCCTCGGCCGCTGCCGAAATGGTGTCTGGGGCGCGCGAGGATCTGCTGGCCACGGTGCGTTCGCTGAGCCTGCGCGCGCTGCAGGCCGTGCGGTTGCTGATGGAGCGGCGGCGGTCTGCACTCGAGCGCCTGGCGCGCAACCGCGCCTTCAACGTTGCGCCCAACAAGGTCCGCGAACTGCAGCAGCGATTCGATGAATCGACGCTGAAGATGACGCAAACCATGGCGCGGCACCTCACTGCGCTCCGGCACCGCGAGCGCGTGCTGCAAATGCGGCTCATAAAAGTGGACCTGCGCCAGACCATCGCCCGCAATGCGGAGATTCTGGCCGGAAAACGAAACCGCCTCCAGTCTGCGGCCAGGACTTGGCTGCAAAGCCGGAGATCAAAGCTGGAACTGGAAGCGGGCCGGATGAATGCGCTCAGCCCGCTGGCGATCCTGCAGCGGGGCTATGCCATTTGCCGCAGCCAGCGCGGAGTCATCCTGCGCGACGTGGCCGGGATCGTTCGCGGGGAACGCGTCGAGGTCAAACTGGCGCGGGGCGAACTCGGCTGCCGGGTCGAAGAGACAAAGAGCTGA
- a CDS encoding polyprenyl synthetase family protein — MDIHSYLSEIRLAVDQQLERLLPAVEEEPPTIHQAMRYSIFAGGKRVRPILVLAAGESAGGARDTLLHLGAGVEMMHTYSLIHDDLPALDNDDLRRGRPTCHKVFGDAIAILAGDALMTRAYQVLAELPNVTDATRLAIIREIAYATGTVEGMIGGQVVDLESEGKTVIAPVLEYIHRSKTGALLTSCTRCGALAAGTDAAQLHALTEFGRKIGLAFQIVDDILDLTASSEKLGKTAGKDQKVKKATYPALFGIEASRQKAQELICGALDEIREFGNRAEPLRELAQFVCSRTT; from the coding sequence ATGGATATTCACAGTTACCTGTCGGAGATAAGACTCGCAGTCGATCAACAGCTGGAGCGCCTGTTACCGGCGGTGGAAGAAGAACCCCCTACGATCCATCAGGCGATGCGCTATTCCATCTTTGCCGGGGGCAAACGCGTGCGTCCGATTCTGGTGCTGGCTGCCGGAGAAAGCGCCGGTGGCGCGCGGGATACTCTGCTCCACCTCGGGGCAGGCGTTGAAATGATGCACACCTATTCTCTGATTCACGACGACCTCCCCGCCCTGGATAATGACGATCTCAGACGGGGGCGCCCGACCTGCCATAAGGTGTTCGGCGACGCCATTGCGATCCTGGCCGGGGATGCCCTCATGACGCGGGCTTATCAGGTGCTGGCGGAACTGCCGAATGTTACCGATGCGACACGGCTTGCCATTATTCGGGAGATTGCGTACGCGACCGGCACGGTCGAAGGGATGATCGGGGGACAGGTGGTAGACCTGGAGTCGGAAGGGAAGACTGTCATCGCACCGGTCTTGGAGTATATCCATCGCTCGAAGACCGGAGCATTGCTGACGAGCTGCACGCGCTGCGGGGCGCTGGCTGCCGGCACCGATGCCGCGCAGCTCCATGCGTTGACGGAGTTCGGCCGCAAAATCGGCCTTGCCTTCCAGATCGTGGACGATATTCTGGACTTGACCGCCAGCAGCGAGAAACTCGGGAAAACGGCCGGTAAAGATCAGAAAGTGAAGAAAGCCACTTATCCAGCCTTGTTCGGAATTGAGGCATCGCGCCAGAAGGCACAGGAGTTGATCTGCGGCGCCCTCGATGAGATCCGGGAATTCGGGAACCGCGCCGAACCGCTGCGCGAGTTGGCACAGTTCGTTTGCAGCCGGACGACTTGA
- a CDS encoding TlyA family RNA methyltransferase — translation MTATRKRIDQLLVERGFAESRHKAQALLLAGQVLANEQKIEKPGLLVTADAAIRILGEMPFVSRAGAKLQAALDHFPISVAGRVCADLGASTGGFTDCLLQYGAAAVHAYDVGAGQLDWKLRSDARVVLHEHCNVRYLTPEDLPEQVSLVTADLSFISLTKILNPLRDALQTRIASRALRPVDFRVDLVVLVKPQFEVGKGEVGKGGIVRDKKKQLAALAAVAQFAGASGFDVLGNIPSPILGAEGNREFLLHLQLLPV, via the coding sequence ATGACGGCGACCAGGAAACGCATCGACCAATTGCTGGTCGAGCGGGGCTTCGCCGAGAGCCGGCACAAGGCTCAAGCCCTGCTCCTCGCGGGCCAGGTGCTGGCGAACGAGCAAAAGATCGAGAAGCCGGGGCTGCTGGTGACTGCCGATGCCGCGATCCGGATCCTCGGGGAGATGCCATTCGTGAGCAGGGCCGGCGCGAAGCTCCAGGCCGCCCTGGACCACTTCCCCATCAGCGTTGCCGGCCGTGTTTGCGCCGACCTCGGCGCTTCCACGGGAGGATTTACCGACTGCCTTCTGCAGTACGGGGCCGCCGCCGTGCACGCATACGACGTCGGCGCCGGACAGCTTGACTGGAAGCTCCGCTCGGATGCGCGCGTCGTGCTTCATGAACACTGCAATGTCCGCTACCTCACGCCGGAGGATCTGCCCGAGCAGGTCTCCCTGGTGACGGCAGATCTCTCCTTCATCTCGCTCACAAAGATACTGAATCCGCTCAGGGATGCTCTTCAGACCAGGATCGCCTCCCGGGCGCTTCGTCCTGTCGATTTTCGAGTGGACCTGGTGGTGCTCGTGAAACCGCAGTTTGAAGTGGGCAAGGGAGAAGTGGGCAAAGGAGGGATCGTGCGCGATAAAAAAAAGCAACTCGCCGCCTTGGCCGCGGTGGCGCAATTCGCAGGAGCCTCCGGCTTTGATGTCCTGGGGAACATTCCCTCGCCCATTCTGGGTGCCGAAGGGAATCGAGAATTTTTGCTGCACCTGCAGCTCCTTCCTGTATGA